The Sporosarcina luteola genome contains a region encoding:
- a CDS encoding BCCT family transporter, giving the protein MNLRHAVFWPPFLLVLVAGIISFTNRDAFIDITTKANDWLLVNLGGLFSLSGLLLLATVIIVYFSPLGKVKIGGKEAKPMLKLPNWIAITLTTTVAAGVTFWGIVEPIYHYLAPPESMNIAPESHEAVIYSMSTMYLHWTITPYAIYCVPALMFAFAYYNMKKSFSLSSTMAPLFGSRIEGGWGKVIDAVCLYTLALGMAAALGTAVINLGGGLNYLTGIASSPVSWAFITAIVMITFVISAASGLMNGIRILSDINMKVYIVIVLFIFVAGPAGFIINLGVESFGHYVTHFFEKSLFTGAASGDQWPQWWTVFYWANWFAWAAITALFLGRIGYGYTVRTFIIVNFAFPSLFGGLWMTIFGGTTIHRLITDTKIADVFTTSGPETALYAILSEVPLSAIVIPFYLFIVFISFVTAADSNISAMGGISSTGITPDSPEPSIAIKVIWGISIAVIAWMMISFAEIDGIKMLSNLGGLPAMVLCLLIAVSLLKVAYDPKKYDKTE; this is encoded by the coding sequence ATGAATCTTAGACATGCTGTTTTTTGGCCACCGTTTTTATTAGTGTTGGTCGCCGGTATTATAAGTTTTACAAATAGAGATGCTTTTATCGACATAACGACAAAAGCGAATGACTGGTTATTAGTCAATTTAGGAGGGCTTTTCAGTCTTAGCGGTTTGCTTTTATTGGCGACAGTCATCATTGTTTACTTTTCGCCGTTGGGCAAAGTGAAAATCGGCGGGAAAGAGGCAAAACCGATGCTGAAGCTTCCGAATTGGATTGCAATCACACTGACGACGACTGTAGCGGCAGGTGTAACGTTTTGGGGGATCGTCGAACCGATCTATCATTACTTAGCGCCCCCGGAATCGATGAACATCGCTCCGGAATCACATGAGGCAGTGATCTATTCGATGTCGACAATGTATTTGCATTGGACGATTACGCCGTATGCCATCTATTGTGTTCCTGCGTTAATGTTTGCGTTTGCCTATTATAATATGAAAAAGTCGTTCAGTTTGAGTTCAACGATGGCCCCTTTATTCGGCTCGAGAATAGAAGGCGGTTGGGGGAAGGTCATTGACGCGGTGTGCTTATATACACTCGCATTAGGAATGGCTGCAGCTTTGGGAACAGCTGTCATCAACCTTGGCGGCGGGTTGAATTATCTTACGGGCATCGCTAGTTCACCGGTATCGTGGGCTTTCATCACCGCAATCGTGATGATTACTTTTGTTATTTCAGCAGCAAGCGGGTTGATGAACGGGATTCGAATTTTGTCGGATATCAATATGAAAGTGTACATCGTCATTGTCCTGTTCATTTTTGTTGCGGGACCAGCTGGATTCATTATTAATCTTGGCGTTGAATCGTTCGGCCACTACGTGACGCACTTCTTTGAGAAAAGCTTATTCACAGGTGCAGCATCCGGCGATCAATGGCCACAATGGTGGACTGTCTTCTACTGGGCGAACTGGTTTGCCTGGGCAGCCATCACGGCATTGTTTTTAGGGAGAATTGGCTATGGGTACACGGTTAGGACATTCATCATTGTAAACTTTGCGTTCCCATCTCTTTTTGGTGGGTTATGGATGACGATCTTCGGTGGGACGACAATCCACCGCTTGATTACCGATACGAAAATTGCGGATGTCTTCACAACAAGCGGTCCGGAAACGGCATTGTATGCGATACTATCAGAAGTTCCATTATCGGCGATCGTTATCCCGTTTTATTTGTTCATCGTCTTTATTTCATTCGTAACAGCAGCAGACTCGAACATATCTGCAATGGGTGGAATCAGTTCTACTGGAATTACACCAGATAGCCCAGAGCCAAGTATCGCCATCAAGGTTATATGGGGTATATCGATTGCTGTGATTGCATGGATGATGATTAGTTTCGCCGAAATAGACGGGATAAAGATGCTGTCTAATTTAGGTGGATTACCTGCGATGGTTCTTTGTTTGCTGATTGCGGTTTCGTTGTTGAAAGTGGCGTATGATCCGAAGAAGTATGATAAGACGGAATAG
- a CDS encoding GntR family transcriptional regulator — MEFMNEGFDLRQKQLSAKDYAYFELKELIIRGGMSPNEPIIEEKLASNLEISRTPLREALQRLEWEGLVSRRKNGRLEVASISTSELKEFFKIRSALEAIIVGHAAKKATEEDIKKLDNCVQMISLLKESEKFDEILQYGKAFHNLLYEMSELEASVRILRQLNDHIDRYRRLVPLEKKKSRRSDISDHELILKLIIQKDFDGAAVAMEEHIMKSAEIVIAVVNMYEESI, encoded by the coding sequence ATGGAATTTATGAACGAGGGTTTCGATTTACGACAGAAACAATTATCAGCTAAGGATTACGCGTATTTTGAATTAAAAGAATTGATTATTAGGGGTGGAATGTCTCCGAACGAACCAATAATTGAGGAGAAGTTAGCGTCGAATCTGGAGATTAGTCGAACGCCTTTGAGAGAAGCATTGCAAAGACTTGAATGGGAGGGGTTGGTTAGCAGAAGGAAGAACGGTAGGTTGGAAGTGGCCTCGATATCTACTAGCGAACTAAAAGAATTCTTCAAAATTCGAAGTGCACTAGAAGCAATCATCGTTGGCCACGCCGCAAAGAAAGCAACGGAAGAGGATATTAAGAAGTTGGATAATTGTGTTCAAATGATTTCCTTGTTGAAGGAAAGTGAAAAGTTTGATGAAATTCTCCAATATGGTAAGGCGTTTCATAATTTACTTTATGAAATGAGTGAATTAGAAGCTTCCGTTAGGATTTTGAGACAATTGAATGATCACATTGACAGATATCGTAGGCTTGTGCCACTCGAAAAGAAAAAATCTCGTCGATCTGACATAAGCGATCATGAGTTGATTTTAAAGCTTATTATCCAAAAAGATTTTGATGGCGCTGCGGTTGCAATGGAGGAGCACATTATGAAAAGTGCGGAAATTGTAATAGCGGTAGTTAACATGTACGAAGAAAGTATCTAA
- a CDS encoding trans-sulfuration enzyme family protein, producing MTSKSFETEVIHAMSKPDSRTRAVSPSIVPAVAYAFSDVESAIETVMGNNDDVYYGRYGNPTIKLLEEKIAFLEGGEAALAVSSGMAAISNALLCYLTSGDHVLVTKDIYGGTHHFLTVLAPRFGIEFDFVDCTDLEVVSAAIKENTKVLYIETPSNPSLTILDIKALSELAHAHGLSVVIDNTFMTPLLQRPLELGADLVVHSATKYINGHGDVIAGLMIGNQDDITFIRKNLMGDLGQNLNAWDAYLILRGIKTMAIRMKKHNENAMAIANFLQQHPFIAKVNYPGLVSHPQYKLAQLQMKGMGGIVTFELKGDFETAKRFLNQLDLAMISFSLGDPETLVQHPASMTHASIPKEQREKFGISDGLIRLSAGLEDAKDIIDDLNNALSVVYAESLMELNYSK from the coding sequence ATGACCAGTAAAAGTTTTGAAACTGAAGTTATTCATGCAATGTCTAAACCGGATAGTAGGACGAGGGCAGTTTCACCCTCAATAGTTCCGGCGGTTGCATATGCATTTTCAGACGTTGAAAGTGCCATTGAAACAGTGATGGGCAACAATGATGATGTGTACTACGGGAGGTATGGCAACCCGACAATAAAATTATTGGAGGAGAAAATCGCCTTTTTAGAGGGAGGGGAAGCAGCATTGGCAGTTAGCAGTGGAATGGCTGCCATTTCAAATGCTTTATTATGCTATCTTACTTCAGGGGATCATGTACTTGTAACCAAAGATATTTATGGAGGAACACATCACTTTTTAACTGTTCTAGCCCCTAGGTTTGGGATAGAATTTGATTTTGTCGATTGTACAGACTTGGAAGTGGTTTCAGCGGCAATCAAGGAAAATACCAAAGTCTTATACATTGAAACTCCATCGAATCCAAGCTTAACGATACTGGATATTAAGGCGCTATCTGAATTGGCACATGCTCACGGGCTTTCCGTTGTTATTGATAATACCTTTATGACTCCACTGTTGCAAAGGCCATTGGAATTAGGAGCAGATTTGGTTGTCCATAGTGCAACAAAATATATTAATGGTCATGGAGATGTGATTGCCGGGTTAATGATCGGCAATCAAGATGACATCACTTTTATCAGGAAAAATTTAATGGGTGATTTAGGGCAGAATTTAAATGCTTGGGATGCCTATCTAATTTTACGGGGTATTAAAACGATGGCCATTCGCATGAAAAAACATAATGAAAATGCAATGGCAATCGCTAACTTTTTACAACAACATCCTTTTATTGCAAAGGTCAATTATCCGGGTTTAGTATCTCATCCTCAATATAAGTTAGCCCAATTGCAAATGAAGGGTATGGGTGGGATTGTAACTTTTGAATTAAAGGGGGATTTTGAGACGGCAAAAAGATTTTTGAACCAGCTGGATTTAGCGATGATTTCCTTTAGTCTTGGAGACCCTGAGACATTGGTTCAGCACCCTGCATCCATGACGCATGCATCCATACCAAAGGAGCAAAGGGAGAAATTTGGAATCTCTGACGGTTTGATTCGCTTGTCGGCGGGCTTGGAAGATGCAAAGGATATTATTGATGACTTGAATAATGCATTATCAGTTGTGTATGCCGAATCGCTAATGGAATTGAATTACTCCAAATAA
- a CDS encoding tripartite tricarboxylate transporter substrate binding protein, producing the protein MRMRKSNLLVLSLIMMVNVFMAACSEKNAEGADNEYPKKPIEVIVAFNAGGGTDVAARTILNFTEKHAGTSFAVINKPGAAGEIGFTALAGAPTDGYTIGMINPPTTLLHPIQRPDEVKYNLDDYALIANIVSDPGAFVVNADSPINTLDELFEAAKDGKLNMAYGGPGTSEALTLRRTEEMKGIEFNKIPFEGTSPAVAALMGGHVDVLITNASEIISQYEDKKIKVLAVGSDDRVDLLPDVPTYKEEGLELTQVSMRGLAAPKGISKEQQEFLAEAIRKTMEDEEFIKKAKEMALPLDYKGPDEYKEFLENYNNELTEEFEKNPW; encoded by the coding sequence ATGAGAATGAGAAAATCAAATTTACTAGTACTGTCCCTAATAATGATGGTAAATGTTTTTATGGCTGCTTGTTCTGAAAAAAATGCAGAGGGAGCGGACAATGAATATCCTAAAAAACCAATCGAGGTTATCGTGGCCTTTAATGCCGGCGGGGGTACTGATGTAGCCGCAAGAACTATTTTGAACTTTACCGAAAAGCATGCGGGAACTAGTTTCGCAGTAATCAATAAACCAGGTGCGGCGGGTGAAATTGGATTTACAGCTTTGGCGGGTGCTCCGACTGATGGTTATACAATTGGAATGATCAATCCTCCCACAACTTTATTACATCCAATTCAAAGACCTGATGAGGTGAAGTATAACTTGGATGATTATGCATTAATTGCAAATATCGTTTCAGATCCGGGCGCTTTTGTAGTGAATGCGGACAGTCCAATCAATACACTGGATGAACTATTTGAAGCTGCTAAAGATGGTAAATTAAATATGGCTTATGGTGGACCGGGAACTTCTGAGGCACTGACATTAAGAAGGACTGAAGAAATGAAAGGCATAGAGTTCAATAAGATTCCATTTGAAGGTACTTCACCTGCTGTCGCTGCACTGATGGGTGGACATGTAGATGTTCTAATAACGAATGCATCCGAAATCATTTCGCAATATGAAGACAAAAAAATCAAAGTGCTTGCGGTCGGTTCGGATGATCGAGTTGACCTCTTACCCGATGTCCCCACTTATAAAGAAGAAGGTTTAGAGTTGACACAAGTATCGATGCGTGGTCTAGCTGCTCCTAAAGGAATTAGCAAGGAACAACAGGAGTTTTTGGCAGAAGCTATAAGGAAAACGATGGAAGATGAAGAGTTTATTAAAAAAGCAAAAGAAATGGCATTGCCATTGGATTATAAGGGACCAGATGAATACAAAGAGTTCTTGGAGAATTACAATAATGAACTTACAGAAGAATTTGAGAAAAACCCTTGGTAA
- a CDS encoding tripartite tricarboxylate transporter TctB family protein, with the protein MAFGVILVIYIVSGYFYYESTKFGGDAGIFPKMVSGAIIVINTIYLYQTLKERKKITEETKARDRAESLKPSKQFYVITAISILYVLLLPPIGFLILTPLYLISIMFFLGGKKKSIVFISSIVFTIVIYFFFNSLLNIEIPKGVLKL; encoded by the coding sequence ATGGCGTTTGGAGTCATACTTGTAATCTACATTGTCAGTGGCTATTTCTACTATGAATCTACCAAGTTTGGCGGCGACGCAGGGATATTCCCTAAGATGGTTAGTGGAGCCATTATTGTAATTAATACAATTTATCTCTACCAAACATTAAAAGAGAGGAAAAAGATAACCGAGGAAACTAAAGCCCGCGATAGAGCGGAATCGCTAAAACCATCAAAGCAATTTTACGTCATTACTGCTATATCGATTCTTTATGTTCTATTGTTACCACCTATCGGTTTTCTCATTTTAACACCTTTATACTTGATAAGTATTATGTTCTTTTTAGGTGGTAAAAAGAAATCGATAGTGTTTATCAGTTCGATTGTTTTTACAATCGTAATCTATTTCTTCTTTAATTCCTTACTGAATATCGAAATTCCAAAAGGGGTTCTGAAACTATAA
- a CDS encoding tripartite tricarboxylate transporter permease — protein MDAVLQALVNTLSIHNLVVLFVGTFVGIIVGCVPGFNASVGVALTIPLTFAFPADTGLILLVAIYAGAVYGGSIAAILINTPGEPGNIITAMDGYNMTKNGQGGKALGMAAIASWIGGSISAVFLFLLAPPLSKLTLLFGSFEMFLLAIFGLSIIVGLSKGSMIKGLLAGALGVLFATVGIDSLTGTYRYTMGMPSLYEGLPLVAVIIGLYSLGAVFELGEQKSSTIQAEGIKVSKRDILPNLQDMKKTIRTIFRSGVIGTFAGITPGAGMSIGSAVSWEAARRKSKTPETFGNGEIEGVAASESGNNGVVGGSLIPLLTLGIPGNAVSAIFLGGLLIHGLRPGAALFTTHATITYGLIWGFLFANFVMIVIGLLGARFFSKLAVVPVYLLAPLIFIISTAGTFADRNLLADVAIMLTFGILGYFMIKLKFPLVPLVLGFILGPLAESELRRALLITQGDLSSAAMQPISLILIALIIFALFGTQIQKQIKKMLKMLKKQELDGAKNI, from the coding sequence TTGGATGCAGTATTACAAGCATTAGTCAATACATTAAGTATTCATAATCTCGTAGTCCTGTTTGTCGGGACCTTCGTTGGGATTATTGTAGGTTGTGTTCCTGGATTTAATGCATCAGTTGGTGTTGCCTTGACTATTCCGTTAACATTCGCATTTCCAGCTGATACGGGATTAATTTTGTTGGTTGCTATCTATGCAGGTGCAGTATACGGTGGATCAATTGCAGCGATTTTGATTAATACTCCTGGTGAGCCTGGGAATATCATTACCGCTATGGATGGCTATAATATGACGAAAAATGGTCAGGGCGGAAAAGCATTGGGCATGGCAGCAATTGCTTCTTGGATAGGCGGAAGTATAAGTGCTGTTTTTCTCTTCCTATTGGCACCTCCACTTTCTAAATTGACGTTACTATTTGGATCTTTCGAGATGTTTCTTCTTGCGATTTTCGGATTATCCATCATTGTCGGTTTATCAAAAGGTTCCATGATTAAAGGGTTGTTAGCCGGGGCATTAGGGGTCCTATTCGCCACGGTCGGAATAGATTCGCTAACAGGTACCTATAGATATACGATGGGAATGCCCTCATTGTATGAAGGACTTCCCCTTGTGGCTGTAATTATTGGACTTTACTCATTGGGAGCAGTCTTCGAATTAGGTGAACAAAAATCTTCAACTATACAAGCCGAAGGTATAAAAGTGAGTAAACGTGATATTTTGCCTAACCTGCAGGATATGAAAAAGACTATTAGAACCATATTTAGAAGTGGAGTCATCGGTACATTTGCCGGGATAACACCGGGGGCAGGGATGAGCATTGGCTCCGCAGTGAGCTGGGAAGCTGCCCGACGAAAATCCAAAACTCCAGAGACATTCGGAAATGGTGAGATTGAAGGAGTCGCAGCTTCCGAATCAGGTAATAACGGTGTAGTTGGTGGCTCACTAATTCCTTTACTGACGTTGGGGATTCCAGGTAACGCTGTATCGGCAATTTTCTTGGGAGGCCTTCTTATTCATGGTCTTCGCCCGGGTGCCGCATTATTCACGACTCATGCAACAATAACTTATGGTTTAATATGGGGTTTCTTATTTGCAAACTTCGTTATGATAGTCATCGGACTTTTGGGAGCTCGCTTCTTTTCAAAATTGGCAGTTGTTCCGGTATACCTGTTGGCGCCTTTAATTTTCATTATTAGTACGGCGGGAACATTTGCAGATCGAAACCTGCTTGCAGATGTTGCCATCATGTTGACTTTTGGAATACTTGGTTACTTCATGATTAAATTGAAGTTTCCTTTGGTTCCGTTAGTACTTGGTTTTATCTTGGGACCTCTCGCAGAATCAGAATTAAGGAGGGCTTTATTAATTACACAAGGAGATTTGAGTTCAGCTGCAATGCAACCAATTTCATTGATTTTGATAGCTTTAATTATTTTTGCATTATTTGGCACGCAAATACAAAAACAAATTAAAAAAATGCTTAAAATGCTTAAAAAGCAAGAGTTGGATGGTGCTAAAAATATATGA
- a CDS encoding uroporphyrinogen decarboxylase family protein has protein sequence MMNSFERIKALLKKEPVDRLPYSFWTHFPGIDLIPEKQAEITYEFSQEFDVDFIKHMPNGLYMAEAWSCVCNFNEIEQGGVAKVEKYAVQNEEDWRNLKVLEPTYGSLGRELKALELLIKKVDGTKPIICTIFSPLTMAQKITDDISYYLHHHPNELKIGLEIITETIIKFAKEALKRGCDGVFFANQTASRKLLTKEQYMEFGVPFDMEVLEAIKDESWFNVMHLHGEEVLFDQVKDYPVQAINWHVWDSDPSIKQFLKDSDKVIVGGLKRGYITSGNVEGISQQIEDICTETDFSRIVFSPDCVIRYPVVKEYIHQVKDRIIGHSKTTNPVTLLLSEMEKDHCLQSVEKFKIQNF, from the coding sequence ATGATGAACTCTTTTGAAAGAATCAAAGCATTATTAAAAAAGGAACCTGTTGATAGATTACCTTATAGTTTTTGGACACATTTTCCGGGAATCGATTTGATTCCCGAAAAGCAAGCAGAAATAACCTATGAGTTCTCCCAAGAATTCGATGTGGATTTTATCAAGCATATGCCAAATGGGCTTTATATGGCGGAAGCCTGGTCATGTGTATGCAACTTTAATGAGATTGAACAAGGGGGGGTGGCAAAAGTTGAAAAGTATGCGGTTCAGAATGAAGAAGATTGGAGAAATCTTAAGGTTCTTGAACCGACATACGGTTCCCTAGGGAGAGAGCTTAAGGCACTAGAATTATTGATCAAAAAGGTGGATGGTACAAAGCCTATAATATGTACAATTTTTTCACCCCTCACCATGGCGCAAAAAATAACGGATGATATCAGCTATTATTTACACCACCATCCAAACGAATTGAAAATAGGTTTGGAAATCATTACAGAGACAATTATCAAATTTGCTAAGGAAGCTTTAAAACGTGGTTGTGACGGAGTGTTTTTCGCAAATCAAACTGCCTCTAGAAAACTACTTACTAAAGAACAATACATGGAATTCGGTGTACCGTTTGACATGGAAGTGCTTGAAGCCATTAAAGATGAATCGTGGTTTAATGTTATGCACTTACATGGGGAGGAGGTATTATTTGATCAAGTGAAAGATTATCCCGTCCAGGCTATTAACTGGCATGTGTGGGATAGTGACCCTTCAATTAAACAATTTCTGAAAGATAGCGATAAAGTGATTGTTGGAGGACTGAAAAGAGGATATATAACTTCAGGAAACGTCGAAGGAATCAGTCAACAAATTGAAGATATTTGTACGGAAACAGATTTTTCAAGGATTGTCTTTTCTCCGGATTGCGTTATTCGTTATCCGGTTGTAAAAGAGTATATTCATCAAGTGAAGGATAGAATCATTGGACACTCTAAAACAACTAATCCTGTAACTTTACTGCTTTCTGAGATGGAAAAAGACCACTGTCTCCAGTCTGTAGAAAAGTTCAAAATACAGAACTTCTGA
- a CDS encoding ParA family protein: MGKVISLINWKGGVGKSTLTLHLGVGLQKNTNKRVLIVDLDPQCNLSFLALGVESYFESVYESDIATLKDVFDNYFNEKDIDGSSIVHEKLVNDSPSSVFDKIDMILSHQDLVLMDLKLARSQREGKDHKEVTRNEIEKLSILKTLLDQVKDDYEYVLLDCPPNVNTVTQNAFYASDYFVVPVKPDFLSTTGISLIVNYMDRFNADFESMHNYAEFPTPYIHTEFGGIIFNMVDEYKGEPKATHLETMQTVTTQHAGKTFDKYITNGDGIAVAASVNLPVYSFNYLSRSRDNAAKQSIYFNELTEEFIERIV; the protein is encoded by the coding sequence ATGGGGAAAGTCATTAGCTTGATTAATTGGAAAGGTGGAGTAGGGAAGTCAACACTTACATTGCATCTAGGAGTAGGCTTGCAAAAAAACACAAATAAGCGTGTCTTGATTGTAGATTTAGATCCACAATGTAATTTATCCTTCCTGGCGTTAGGGGTAGAGAGTTATTTTGAAAGTGTTTATGAAAGCGACATAGCAACATTAAAGGATGTCTTTGATAACTATTTCAATGAAAAAGACATTGATGGTTCTAGCATTGTTCATGAGAAGTTGGTGAATGATTCACCTAGTAGTGTCTTTGATAAGATAGACATGATTTTGTCCCATCAAGATTTAGTGTTAATGGATCTCAAACTTGCCCGTTCTCAAAGGGAAGGGAAAGATCATAAGGAAGTTACGAGAAATGAAATTGAAAAGCTTTCGATACTTAAAACACTATTGGACCAAGTAAAAGATGATTATGAATACGTGTTATTGGATTGTCCGCCGAATGTCAATACCGTAACGCAGAATGCTTTTTATGCAAGTGATTATTTTGTAGTCCCTGTAAAACCTGATTTTCTTTCGACAACTGGCATTTCATTAATCGTGAATTACATGGATAGATTTAATGCTGATTTTGAAAGTATGCATAACTACGCAGAATTTCCGACTCCTTATATACATACTGAATTCGGCGGGATTATTTTTAATATGGTTGATGAGTATAAAGGCGAACCAAAGGCTACCCACTTAGAGACGATGCAAACAGTTACCACCCAGCATGCTGGAAAAACTTTTGATAAATACATTACGAATGGAGACGGCATAGCAGTAGCAGCATCTGTTAATCTCCCAGTGTATTCTTTCAATTATCTGTCACGTTCCCGTGATAACGCCGCAAAACAATCAATTTATTTTAATGAGCTCACCGAAGAATTTATCGAAAGAATAGTCTGA